A portion of the Ptiloglossa arizonensis isolate GNS036 chromosome 11, iyPtiAriz1_principal, whole genome shotgun sequence genome contains these proteins:
- the Ubqn gene encoding ubiquilin codes for MAEGQDTRKKITVNVKTPKEKQTVEIEENASIKDFKEAVAKKFNAQTEQLCLIFAGKIMKDHETLGTHNVKDGLTVHLVIKAPRTPSNQTQESTPSQRPQADVNTSPFGLGSLGGLVGLESLGLGSANFIDLQQRMQRELLSNPETMRQVLDNPLVQSLMNDPENMRNLVTANPQMQELMQRNPEINHMLNNPELLRQTMELARNPSMLQELMRSHDRALSNLESIPGGYSALRRMYRDIQEPMLAAAASERNPFAALVENNGAQDNQTNPQQGQENRDPLPNPWNQSQSDSPNQQQGRGLLDSPGMQSLAAQMMENSQLVRNMLNAPYTRSMLEAMAADPAIASRIVAANPMLRGNPQMQEQVRAMMPAFIRQMQNPQIQNVVTNPDALAAIMQIQQGMEQLRTVAPELVENMGMTVPPAATAPTAGATNPNAPTPQPTTDTNLQNTFSQFMARMVSAMALNQGVEVDGQPVPPPEERYRAQLEQLTAMGFVNRDANLQALIATFGDINAAVERLLSNGQVSMS; via the exons ATGGCAGAAGGCCAGGATACTCGGAAGAAAATTACAGTTAACGTCAAAACGCCAAAAGAAAAACAGACCGTTGAGATTGAAGAGAATGCGAGTATTAAGGAT TTTAAAGAGGCAGTTGCGAAGAAATTTAATGCCCAAACGGAACAATTATGTCTCATCTTTGCGGGAAAAATTATGAAAGATCATGAAACATTGGGTACACATAACGTCAAGGATGGCTTAACGGTTCATCTGGTTATCAAGGCACCGCGTACTCCTTCTAATCAAACTCAAGAGTCTACTCCATCTCAGAGACCGCAAG CTGATGTAAACACCAGTCCCTTTGGACTGGGCAGTTTAGGTGGACTTGTCGGACTGGAATCTCTTGGTTTGGGATCTGCTAATTTTATTGATTTGCAACAACGTATGCAACGTGAACTACTGTCAAATCCAGAAACAATGCGTCAAGTACTCGATAATCCGTTGGTGCAAAGTCTGATGAACGATCCAGAAAATATGCGTAACTTGGTTACTGCTAATCCTCAAATGCAAGAGCTAATGCAACGCAATCCAGAAATCAATCATATGCTGAATAATCCAGAACTATTGAG ACAAACGATGGAATTGGCCCGCAATCCGTCGATGCTTCAAGAATTAATGCGTTCCCATGATAGAGCTCTGTCTAATCTAGAAAGCATTCCTGGTGGCTACAGTGCACTTCGTCGCATGTATCGTGACATTCAGGAACCTATGCTTGCAGCTGCAGCTAGCGAGCGCAATCCCTTTGCAGCATTAGTGGAAAATAATGGTGCTCAAGATAACCAGACTAATCCGCAGCAAGGTCAAGAAAATAGGGATCCATTGCCAAATCCTTGGAATCAAAGTCAGAGCGATTCTCCTAACCAACAGCAAGGAAGAGGTCTATTGGATTCACCAGGAATGCAAAGTCTTGCAGCTCAAATGATGGAAAATTCACAACTGGTACGAAACATGTTGAACGCTCCATATACAAGGTCTATGTTGGAAGCCATGGCTGCTGATCCAGCTATAGCTAGTAGGATAGTTGCTGCCAATCCAATGCTTCGAGGAAATCCACAAATGCAAGAACAGGTGCGGGCCATGATGCCTGCATTTATTCGACAAATGCAGAATCCTCAAATTCAAAATGTTGTTACAAACCCTGATGCTTTGGCTGCTATTATGCAAATTCAACAGGGTATGGAACAATTACGTACTGTTGCTCCAGAACTTGTTGAAAA TATGGGTATGACTGTACCACCTGCAGCAACAGCACCAACTGCTGGTGCAACAAATCCAAATGCACCAACTCCACAACCAACAACGgatacaaatctgcaaaatacaTTCTCTCAATTTATGGCACGCATG GTATCGGCAATGGCATTAAATCAAGGTGTAGAAGTGGATGGCCAACCTGTACCTCCACCAGAAGAGCGTTACAGAGCACAGTTAGAACAGCTTACAGCTATGGGTTTTGTTAATAGAGACGCTAATTTACAAG CATTAATTGCCACattcggagatataaatgctgCTGTTGAGCGGCTACTGTCTAATGGACAAGTGTCCATGAGCTAA